A genome region from Macrotis lagotis isolate mMagLag1 chromosome 4, bilby.v1.9.chrom.fasta, whole genome shotgun sequence includes the following:
- the LOC141521181 gene encoding small ribosomal subunit protein uS2-like, giving the protein MSGAWDVLQMKEEDVLKFLAAGTHLGGTNLDFQMEQYIYKRKSDDIYIINLKRTWEKLLLAARAIVAIENPADFSVISSRNTGQRAVLKFAAATGATPIAGRFTPGTFTNQIQAAFREPGLLVVTDPRADHQPLTEASYVNLPTIALCNTDSPLCYVDIAIPCNNKGAHSVGLMWWMLAREVLRMRGTISCEHPWEVMPDLYFYRDPEEIEKEEQGAAEKAVTKEEFQGEWTAPAPEFTAAQPEVADWSEGIQVPSVPVQ; this is encoded by the coding sequence atgtccGGAGCCTGGGATGTCttgcagatgaaggaggaggatgtcctcaaattcctcGCTGCAGGCACCCATTTGGGTGGCACCAATTTGGACTtccagatggaacagtatatctacaaaaggaagagtgacgacatctatatcattaatttgaagagaacttgggaaaagcttctgctggcagctcgtgccattgttgccattgaaaatccagctgattttagtgtcatctcatccaggaacactggccagagagctgttctgaaatttgctgctgccactggcGCCACACCTATTGCTGGACGCTTCACCCCGGGCACCTTCACTAAccagatccaggcagctttcagggagcctggcctcttggtggtcactgatcctcgtgcagatcatcagcctttgactgaagcatcatatgttaaccttccaaccattgcactgtgcaacacagactccccactttgctatgtggacattgccattccatgtaacaacaagGGAGCTCACTCAGTGGGTCTGATGTGGTGGATGCTGGCCCGAGAAGTCCTGCGGATGCGTGGTACCATCTCCTGTGAGCACCCATGGgaggtcatgcctgatctttacttctacagagatccagaggagattgaaaaggaagagcagggcgcagctgagaaggcagtgacaaaggaggaatttcagggtgaatggactgcacctgccccagaattcactgcTGCTCAGCCAGAGGTGGCTGATTGGTCTGAGGGCATCCAGGTGCCATCTGTGCCCGTTCAGTAG
- the LOC141521183 gene encoding BBSome-interacting protein 1-like, with amino-acid sequence MAEVKSMFREVLPKQGQLSVEDAATMVLCKPKLLPLKSLTLEKLEKMQQTAQETIRQQEMTEKEQHQAKE; translated from the coding sequence ATGGCTGAAGTGAAATCAATGTTCCGGGAAGTCCTTCCCAAACAAGGGCAGTTGTCTGTAGAAGATGCGGCCACAATGGTGCTATGCAAACCCAAACTTCTGCCACTAAAATCTCTGACTcttgaaaaattagagaaaatgcaGCAAACAGCACAAGAAACTATTCGCCAACaggaaatgacagaaaaggaacagCACCAAGCCAAGGAGTGA